Proteins from a genomic interval of Quercus robur chromosome 9, dhQueRobu3.1, whole genome shotgun sequence:
- the LOC126699750 gene encoding probable serine/threonine-protein kinase WNK11, whose translation MDFELFEEVDPTGRYGRYSDKLGVGAVKKVYRAFDQQEGIEVAWNQVFLNRFTDDKAMLQRLNSEVQLLKILENDNIIKLFSAWIDVDRMALNFITEVCTSGNLRDYRKKHRRISTKALKKWSRQILRGLEYLHLHEPCIIHRDLNCSNVFINNNTGEVKIGDFGLAAAMEKEHVAHSILGTPEFMAPELYDENYTEKVDIYAFGMCVLELLTREIPYSECDCVAKIYKKVTSGVKPQAMSKVKDLEIKGFIEKCLAPVSERPSATELLQDSFFDGLDDDDNDENYGTSLYIATSEICD comes from the coding sequence ATGGACTTTGAGCTCTTTGAAGAGGTTGATCCAACAGGTCGGTATGGGAGATACAGTGACAAGCTTGGTGTAGGAGCAGTGAAGAAGGTTTATAGGGCTTTTGATCAACAAGAAGGTATAGAGGTGGCTTGGAATCAGGTTTTCTTGAACCGATTCACCGATGACAAGGCCATGTTACAAAGGTTAAATTCAGAGGTTCAGTTGCTGAAAATTTTAGAGAATGATAATATCATCAAATTGTTTAGTGCTTGGATAGATGTTGACCGCATGGCTTTGAATTTCATAACTGAGGTGTGCACATCTGGGAATTTGAGGGATTATAGGAAGAAACACAGGCGTATTTCAACCAAGGCCTTGAAGAAGTGGTCTAGGCAAATACTGAGGGGTTTGGAGTATTTACATTTGCATGAGCCATGCATAATTCATAGGGATCTTAATTGCAGCAATGTGTTTATCAATAATAACACTGGTGAGGTTAAGATTGGAGATTTCGGGTTAGCAGCAGCGATGGAAAAGGAGCATGTAGCACATTCAATTCTTGGGACGCCAGAGTTTATGGCGCCGGAACTATATGATGAGAATTATACAGAGAAGGTGGATATATATGCTTTTGGGATGTGTGTGCTTGAGTTGTTGACAAGGGAGATACCATATAGTGAGTGTGATTGTGTGGCTAAGATATATAAGAAGGTGACCTCAGGTGTGAAACCACAGGCAATGAGCAAGGTGAAAGATTTGGAGATCAAGGGGTTCATTGAGAAGTGCCTGGCCCCAGTGTCTGAGAGACCATCTGCCACTGAGCTCCTCCAAGATTCATTCTTTGATGGacttgatgatgatgataatgatgaaaaCTATGGTACTAGTTTATATATTGCTACTTCAGAAATATGTGATTAA